A genomic region of Enterococcus sp. 12C11_DIV0727 contains the following coding sequences:
- a CDS encoding MBL fold metallo-hydrolase encodes MLKIERIQTGVIQENCYLIYNDTNLLIIDPGDEATKIAALIKKTGKKPIAILLTHTHYDHIGAVEELRHLYNIPVYVSPLEQEWLSNPIFNLSGLGRHNDIADIIVQPAEVEFELTDYNLGGINFSVLPTPGHSIGSVSFVFDDFVVTGDALFKGSIGRTDLRTGDMQQLLHSITTYLFTLPDEFPAYPGHGDATTIEHEKKTNPFFN; translated from the coding sequence ATGTTGAAAATCGAAAGAATACAAACTGGCGTGATCCAAGAAAATTGTTACTTAATTTATAACGATACAAACCTTTTAATTATTGATCCTGGTGATGAAGCAACTAAAATAGCAGCACTTATCAAAAAAACAGGTAAAAAGCCAATCGCAATTTTACTGACCCATACCCACTATGATCACATCGGTGCGGTTGAAGAGTTGCGTCATCTTTACAATATTCCAGTGTATGTCAGCCCGCTTGAACAAGAGTGGCTTTCAAACCCAATCTTCAATTTATCTGGTCTTGGCCGTCATAACGATATTGCCGATATTATCGTCCAACCTGCAGAAGTAGAATTTGAATTAACTGATTATAATTTAGGCGGAATCAACTTTTCTGTTTTACCGACACCTGGTCATTCAATTGGAAGTGTTAGTTTTGTTTTTGATGATTTTGTAGTTACAGGAGATGCGCTATTCAAAGGTAGTATTGGTAGAACGGATTTACGCACAGGAGATATGCAGCAATTGTTGCACAGTATCACTACTTATCTTTTCACTTTGCCAGACGAGTTCCCTGCCTATCCTGGTCATGGCGACGCAACAACGATCGAACATGAGAAAAAAACAAATCCTTTTTTTAATTAA
- a CDS encoding histidine phosphatase family protein, protein MNEPTTLYIIRHGKTMFNTIGRTQGWSDTPLTKEGEEVIHYLGLGLSNTEFKEAYSSDSGRAMQTARIILHEHSNGQAIPYGTDSRIREWCFGSLDGGYDGELWGVVPRILAFKNYEDMMTNRISYKDLADAIIAADTANWAEPYEKIRERVWSGFEDIAHHREKDGGGNVMIVSHGLTISFLMSLIDDSLPMQIGLENGSVTKLIYENGKFTIDTVNDTHYIDDGRRISTQY, encoded by the coding sequence ATGAATGAACCTACAACGTTATATATTATTCGTCATGGTAAAACAATGTTCAATACGATTGGTAGAACACAAGGTTGGTCGGATACACCATTGACTAAAGAAGGTGAAGAAGTCATTCACTATTTAGGTCTTGGTCTGAGCAATACGGAGTTCAAAGAAGCTTACTCTAGTGACAGTGGACGTGCTATGCAGACTGCTCGAATCATTTTACATGAGCATTCTAATGGTCAAGCAATTCCATATGGCACTGACAGCCGTATTCGCGAGTGGTGTTTCGGTTCTTTAGATGGTGGATACGATGGTGAACTTTGGGGAGTTGTACCTAGAATCTTAGCGTTTAAAAACTATGAAGATATGATGACCAATAGAATCAGTTATAAAGATCTAGCGGATGCTATCATTGCGGCCGACACTGCAAATTGGGCGGAACCTTATGAAAAAATTCGTGAACGAGTTTGGAGCGGATTTGAAGATATTGCTCATCATCGTGAGAAAGATGGCGGAGGCAACGTGATGATCGTTTCTCATGGTTTGACGATTTCATTTTTAATGTCCTTAATTGATGATAGTTTGCCAATGCAAATTGGTTTGGAAAATGGCAGTGTAACAAAACTTATCTATGAAAATGGGAAATTTACGATCGATACAGTCAATGATACTCATTATATTGATGATGGACGCCGGATTTCCACTCAGTATTGA
- a CDS encoding MurR/RpiR family transcriptional regulator: protein MQQNIILTIQDHFDHLPGSEQKVAEYILKNTSEVINLSAQELAKKAGSSPAAIIRFCRSIEVSGFTDLKLLLSANLGAVDTPMNTEVEDGETTAAIKEKLQHRLIHILERTNEHLDDQAIDEAVSELETTEIIFVYGLGASSLVAQDIYQKFTRLGLSVFFTMDHHLFASAIGTNRLKGIFIGVSNSGSNQETNALADLAIEKGLTVIGLTANSDSALAQKSTILLLTPIGGEAPLRSAATVSLTAQLYVVDVLFFAYAAKNYEETLTQIKHSRGAVGIVKKELN, encoded by the coding sequence ATGCAGCAAAATATAATTTTAACGATACAAGATCATTTTGACCATTTGCCTGGATCTGAACAAAAAGTGGCAGAGTATATTTTGAAAAATACAAGTGAAGTTATTAATTTAAGTGCTCAAGAGTTGGCCAAAAAAGCTGGATCAAGTCCAGCAGCAATTATTCGTTTTTGCCGCTCGATCGAAGTTAGCGGTTTTACTGATTTAAAGTTACTGCTTTCAGCCAACTTGGGAGCAGTGGACACGCCAATGAATACTGAGGTTGAAGATGGTGAAACAACAGCTGCAATCAAAGAAAAGCTCCAGCATCGTTTGATTCATATCTTAGAAAGAACGAATGAGCATCTAGACGATCAAGCCATCGATGAAGCTGTTAGCGAGCTTGAGACTACTGAGATCATTTTTGTGTACGGGTTAGGGGCTTCATCGTTAGTGGCACAAGATATCTATCAAAAATTTACGCGTCTTGGGTTAAGTGTGTTTTTTACAATGGATCATCACTTATTCGCTTCTGCAATTGGAACGAATCGCTTGAAAGGGATTTTTATCGGAGTCTCAAACTCAGGTTCAAATCAAGAAACCAATGCATTGGCTGATCTTGCCATTGAAAAAGGTCTGACAGTGATCGGGTTAACTGCCAATAGTGACTCTGCATTAGCACAAAAGAGCACAATTTTATTATTGACTCCTATTGGTGGAGAAGCGCCATTAAGAAGTGCGGCAACTGTATCATTGACAGCTCAGCTCTATGTTGTGGATGTACTTTTTTTCGCTTATGCTGCTAAAAATTACGAAGAAACGTTGACGCAAATCAAGCATTCTAGAGGCGCCGTTGGCATTGTAAAAAAGGAATTGAATTGA
- a CDS encoding PTS transporter subunit EIIC: MTEDKIKRLAREIYEEVGGQENVLKLRHCMTRVRMDIRDYDKVKLEELKEIDGVMGVVEDDTLQVVIGPGTVNKVAQEMVDMAGVKLGEPFPEPKITQSGKQLVEEKAAQVKAAQKEKNKNNSGFKAVLKSISNIFVPLIPAFVGAGIIGGIAAVMSNLLVAGTIGDSWQQYIDVLNIIKNGIFAYLALYTGINSASEFGATPALGGVIGAVTMLTGMNPEAPLPNILTGGTLSAGQGGIIGVIFAVWLLSLIEKQLHKIIPDSIDIIITPTVSLLVIGLITIFLIMPVAGLISNSLVGVINVVLEKGGMLAGFTLGATFLPMVMFGLHQILTPIHIEMIAQTGMTLLLPILAMAGAGQVGAALALWIRCKSDTKLVEMIKGALPVGILGIGEPLIYGVTLPLGRPFITACIGGGIGGAVIGAFGNVGSIAIGPSGVALIPLIANNQWLAYVLGLLAAYAGGFVATFFFGIPKDLQEK; encoded by the coding sequence ATGACAGAAGATAAAATCAAACGTCTGGCTAGGGAAATTTATGAAGAGGTAGGTGGGCAGGAAAATGTCTTAAAATTGCGTCATTGTATGACACGTGTCCGGATGGATATTCGGGATTATGATAAAGTGAAATTAGAAGAATTAAAAGAAATTGACGGCGTAATGGGTGTGGTTGAAGACGATACACTGCAAGTTGTGATCGGGCCTGGAACCGTGAATAAAGTAGCTCAAGAAATGGTCGATATGGCGGGTGTAAAATTAGGAGAACCTTTCCCTGAACCGAAAATAACGCAATCAGGGAAGCAGTTAGTGGAAGAAAAGGCAGCTCAAGTCAAAGCAGCTCAGAAAGAAAAAAATAAAAATAACTCTGGATTCAAAGCCGTTTTGAAATCCATTTCTAATATTTTTGTTCCGTTGATTCCAGCTTTTGTAGGTGCAGGGATCATCGGTGGTATAGCCGCAGTTATGTCCAATTTATTAGTTGCCGGCACAATTGGAGACTCTTGGCAACAATATATTGATGTATTAAATATTATCAAAAATGGTATTTTTGCTTATTTAGCATTATACACTGGGATCAATAGTGCAAGTGAATTTGGTGCAACACCAGCGCTTGGGGGCGTGATTGGTGCTGTAACGATGTTAACAGGAATGAATCCAGAAGCACCACTACCTAATATTTTGACTGGTGGAACTTTATCAGCAGGTCAAGGCGGAATTATTGGCGTGATTTTTGCAGTTTGGTTACTTTCATTGATTGAAAAACAACTCCATAAAATTATTCCAGATTCAATTGATATTATCATTACACCAACAGTTTCTTTGCTTGTGATTGGGTTAATTACGATTTTCCTAATCATGCCGGTAGCTGGATTGATTTCTAATAGTTTGGTAGGTGTAATCAATGTTGTTTTAGAAAAAGGTGGTATGCTAGCTGGTTTCACTTTAGGTGCAACCTTCTTACCAATGGTTATGTTTGGTCTGCATCAAATTTTAACGCCAATCCATATTGAAATGATTGCTCAAACTGGCATGACATTATTACTACCAATCCTTGCGATGGCAGGTGCAGGTCAAGTCGGTGCTGCTTTAGCATTATGGATTCGTTGTAAATCAGATACAAAACTAGTTGAAATGATCAAAGGTGCATTACCAGTGGGTATTTTAGGAATTGGTGAGCCATTGATCTATGGTGTAACATTGCCTTTAGGACGTCCGTTTATTACAGCGTGTATTGGTGGTGGGATCGGCGGAGCCGTGATCGGTGCTTTTGGAAATGTCGGCTCGATCGCAATCGGGCCAAGTGGAGTAGCGTTGATTCCACTGATTGCTAACAACCAATGGTTAGCCTATGTTTTAGGATTATTGGCTGCTTATGCTGGTGGATTTGTTGCAACATTTTTCTTTGGGATTCCAAAAGATCTACAAGAAAAATAA
- the murQ gene encoding N-acetylmuramic acid 6-phosphate etherase, producing MDLEKLTTERRNQETMNLDELTIKDALEKMNQEDQKVAIAVKQALPQMEPVIQSIIAAFNAGGRLIYMGAGTSGRLGVLDAAECVPTFGVSPEMVQGLIAGGQEAMTVAVEGAEDSKAFGQNDLKALGLTNKDVVIGIAASGRTPYVIGGLVYADSVGAVTGSISCNKDAEISRYAKFPIEVDAGPEFLTGSTRLKSGTAQKLILNMLSTISMIGIGKVYNNLMVDVKPTNEKLVERSKRIIMEATNCDYETAAAYFIKADENVKLAIVMLLTNSSKEAATEKLIQGNNFIKNTI from the coding sequence ATGGATTTAGAAAAATTAACGACTGAACGAAGAAATCAGGAAACAATGAATTTAGATGAACTAACAATAAAAGATGCTTTAGAGAAAATGAATCAAGAAGATCAAAAGGTTGCAATAGCCGTCAAACAAGCACTTCCACAAATGGAACCAGTAATACAATCGATTATTGCTGCTTTCAATGCCGGTGGCAGATTGATTTATATGGGAGCCGGAACAAGTGGACGTTTAGGTGTATTGGACGCAGCAGAGTGTGTTCCGACTTTCGGAGTTTCACCTGAGATGGTTCAAGGTTTGATTGCGGGTGGTCAAGAAGCCATGACAGTGGCAGTAGAAGGGGCAGAAGATTCTAAAGCGTTCGGACAAAATGATTTAAAAGCGCTGGGATTGACAAATAAAGATGTTGTAATTGGTATTGCTGCAAGTGGTCGAACCCCCTATGTGATTGGTGGATTGGTTTATGCAGATTCAGTTGGTGCCGTTACGGGTTCGATTTCATGTAATAAAGATGCTGAAATCAGCCGCTATGCTAAATTTCCAATCGAAGTCGATGCTGGACCAGAATTCTTAACAGGTTCAACTCGCTTGAAATCAGGAACGGCGCAAAAATTGATCTTAAATATGCTCTCAACGATTTCGATGATTGGAATTGGCAAAGTATACAATAATTTGATGGTGGATGTGAAACCGACAAATGAAAAACTAGTTGAACGATCAAAACGAATCATCATGGAAGCAACAAACTGTGATTACGAAACTGCAGCAGCTTATTTTATCAAAGCCGATGAAAATGTGAAATTAGCAATTGTCATGTTACTGACAAATTCTTCAAAAGAAGCAGCAACAGAAAAATTAATACAAGGCAATAATTTTATCAAAAATACCATTTAA
- a CDS encoding DUF871 domain-containing protein, with protein sequence MYGISVFLGEEITDDTRNYIQKMSEVGFNGIFTSLHIPEDDSALYHQRLRELGSIAQKLDMKLMVDISGEALIHAGFSFDRLDEITSIGVTGLRMDYAISNQVIAEASRHLNIGLNASTITAQDVQELQMLKVDFSKFEAWHNYYPRPETGLSSTFFREKNSWLQESGFKVFAFVPGNKKLRGPLYEGLPTLEKHRYQNPFAAAIELQENDQIEGVYLGDPEINERTIQQFARYNCDQIVQLEVEPVGSDYYSLILGTHVNRQDEARDVIRSATARFKEINRIEPETLREREIGSVTIDNFQYGRYMGEIQIVKKQLPANKKINVVAKVVAEDHSLLKLISAGKTFNLIEKESL encoded by the coding sequence ATGTATGGTATTTCAGTATTTTTAGGCGAAGAGATCACCGATGACACACGCAACTATATTCAAAAAATGAGTGAAGTTGGCTTTAATGGAATCTTTACTTCGTTACACATCCCGGAAGACGACTCTGCTTTGTACCATCAACGGCTAAGAGAGCTTGGTTCGATTGCTCAAAAATTGGATATGAAGTTAATGGTCGATATTTCAGGCGAAGCACTGATACACGCAGGGTTTTCATTTGACCGTTTGGATGAGATTACTTCAATAGGCGTTACTGGCTTGCGTATGGACTATGCTATTTCAAATCAAGTAATTGCTGAAGCCTCTCGCCATCTAAATATTGGTTTAAACGCCAGTACAATTACTGCGCAAGATGTCCAAGAATTGCAGATGCTTAAAGTGGATTTTTCAAAATTTGAAGCTTGGCATAATTATTACCCTAGACCTGAAACAGGTTTGTCCAGTACCTTTTTTAGAGAAAAAAATAGCTGGCTACAAGAATCAGGATTTAAAGTTTTTGCATTTGTTCCGGGCAATAAGAAACTAAGAGGTCCTTTATATGAAGGATTACCTACACTCGAAAAACATCGTTACCAAAACCCATTTGCAGCAGCGATTGAACTACAAGAAAATGATCAGATAGAAGGTGTTTATCTAGGTGATCCTGAAATAAACGAACGAACTATACAGCAATTTGCTAGATACAATTGTGATCAAATAGTGCAGTTAGAAGTAGAACCTGTGGGGAGTGATTACTATTCACTTATTTTGGGTACACATGTTAATCGTCAAGATGAAGCCCGGGATGTAATCCGAAGTGCAACTGCACGGTTTAAGGAAATAAATAGGATCGAACCAGAAACGTTAAGAGAGCGTGAAATAGGTAGCGTGACCATTGATAATTTTCAATACGGGAGATATATGGGAGAAATACAAATCGTGAAAAAACAGTTGCCAGCAAATAAAAAGATCAATGTTGTAGCAAAAGTTGTAGCCGAAGATCACTCTTTGCTTAAATTGATCAGCGCAGGTAAAACGTTTAATTTAATTGAGAAGGAGTCACTATAA
- a CDS encoding PTS sugar transporter subunit IIA, which yields MFGFLKKKEPVQLNETLYAVATGELIPISDVNDPVFSQKMMGDGFAVLPESGAIYSPIVGEILSVFQTKHAVGMKMANGLEILLHMGIDTVELNGTPFDIKVSEGTRVSQETQIAAVDLEAIKSAGKATDMVVVITNMDKVKSFELNKTGFVKAGDEVGLAKA from the coding sequence ATGTTTGGATTTTTGAAGAAGAAAGAACCAGTTCAATTAAATGAAACGCTATACGCAGTAGCTACAGGAGAATTGATCCCAATAAGCGATGTAAATGATCCTGTTTTTTCACAAAAAATGATGGGAGACGGTTTTGCAGTTCTTCCTGAATCAGGAGCTATCTATTCACCAATAGTAGGGGAGATCCTAAGTGTGTTTCAAACAAAACATGCTGTCGGTATGAAAATGGCGAATGGGCTTGAAATTTTGTTACACATGGGAATCGATACGGTTGAACTTAATGGAACACCATTTGATATAAAAGTTAGTGAAGGAACTAGAGTATCACAAGAGACACAAATTGCAGCAGTTGATTTAGAAGCGATCAAATCTGCTGGCAAAGCAACAGATATGGTTGTTGTGATCACCAATATGGATAAGGTGAAGAGCTTTGAACTTAATAAAACAGGCTTTGTAAAGGCTGGCGATGAAGTTGGTCTTGCTAAAGCATAG
- a CDS encoding undecaprenyl-diphosphate phosphatase, which produces MLLSNLWKAIILGIIEGVTEWLPISSTGHLILVDEFIKMNLSKDFMEMFNVVIQLGAIMAVVVLYFHKLNPFSPQKSETEKKDTWILWSKVIVACAPAAIIGIPLDDWLEAKFHNFFTVALMLIVYGIAFVVIEKRNRDRKPKCTDLRDFTYKAAAIVGFFQVLSLIPGTSRSGATILGAIIIGASRFVATEFSFFLGIPVMFGASFLKIVKFVMKGNSFGFTETFILLVGSIVAFVVSIIVIRFLLNYLKRNDFTAFGWYRIVLGVLLISYWLFS; this is translated from the coding sequence ATGCTTTTATCAAATTTATGGAAAGCAATTATTTTAGGCATTATCGAAGGAGTCACCGAATGGCTCCCTATTAGTAGCACCGGACATTTGATCTTGGTCGATGAATTCATTAAAATGAATCTCAGCAAAGATTTCATGGAAATGTTCAATGTCGTAATCCAACTTGGTGCGATCATGGCTGTGGTTGTTCTTTATTTCCACAAGCTAAATCCATTTTCACCTCAAAAAAGCGAGACAGAAAAGAAAGATACTTGGATTCTTTGGTCAAAAGTTATTGTGGCTTGTGCACCAGCTGCAATCATCGGTATTCCACTTGATGATTGGTTGGAAGCCAAATTTCATAACTTCTTTACTGTTGCACTGATGCTGATCGTTTATGGAATCGCCTTTGTGGTCATCGAAAAAAGGAATCGAGATCGTAAACCAAAATGTACCGATTTAAGAGACTTTACCTATAAAGCCGCAGCAATCGTCGGGTTCTTCCAAGTGCTCTCATTAATCCCTGGTACTTCACGTTCAGGAGCAACGATTCTTGGTGCAATTATTATTGGAGCTTCACGTTTTGTCGCAACAGAATTTTCATTTTTCCTTGGAATTCCGGTCATGTTTGGAGCAAGCTTTTTGAAAATTGTAAAGTTCGTAATGAAAGGAAATTCATTTGGCTTTACTGAAACTTTCATTCTATTAGTTGGCTCGATTGTAGCATTTGTTGTTTCAATTATTGTAATCAGGTTCTTATTGAACTACTTAAAACGCAACGATTTCACCGCTTTTGGTTGGTACCGAATTGTATTAGGTGTGCTACTCATAAGTTACTGGCTATTTTCATAA
- a CDS encoding heavy metal translocating P-type ATPase, which produces MKLSEEKKAILATILCLLFMIVGFILEKSGVRFYPLIFVTAIFFGGFKQTKEGLLDTLENKHLNVDLLMALAAIGACIIGNWFEGAMLTFIFCLSGALEEYTTNKSKKEIASLMNMQPDTAYLLDESGKTTEITVTQLQIGDRLLVPKGARIPIDGTLVKGTSIIDESAITGESVPVEKGMDAPLFGGTINLGEALTMTVSKTSENTLFAKIIRLVDEAQNTPSQTASFIEKLENTYVKIVLLAIPMMILIPYLFLGWSWSESFYRGMVLLVVASPCALVASATPATLAAISNGARNGVLFKGGVYLENLASLKAIAFDKTGTLTRGTPVVTDAIFLNNKEEALTILLAMERHSTHPLAQAILLRFEDEVTADYSHVEVKNIVGFGMETTIDSTTWRVGKGAFNDQAILNNDLELEIEQLQNDGKTVIYLFQDQELIAYFGLLDVPKPEAKRVINYFKQAGIKTTMITGDHKKTALAVAAELGVDDVYANCLPEDKTILIKKQKETYGVNVMVGDGINDAPALANAAIGVAMGEGTDIAMDVADMVLMQNDLEKLQMSHLLSKKLKRIVTQNIILSAGIIVLLILSNFVQIINLPLGVIGHEGSTILVILNGLRLLQTIPIEKSHATRFSAQTTEFI; this is translated from the coding sequence ATGAAACTTTCAGAGGAAAAAAAAGCAATTCTAGCTACTATCTTATGTTTACTATTTATGATCGTCGGTTTTATTTTAGAAAAATCAGGTGTCCGCTTTTATCCACTTATTTTTGTAACAGCTATTTTTTTTGGTGGTTTTAAACAAACAAAAGAAGGCCTTCTTGATACTTTGGAAAATAAACATCTTAATGTAGATTTATTGATGGCCTTAGCCGCGATCGGAGCTTGTATTATTGGAAATTGGTTTGAAGGTGCAATGCTGACATTCATTTTTTGTCTTAGCGGGGCTTTAGAGGAATACACAACAAACAAAAGTAAAAAAGAGATTGCCAGTTTGATGAACATGCAACCTGATACTGCCTATTTACTAGATGAATCCGGTAAAACAACAGAAATTACTGTGACTCAATTACAGATTGGCGACCGATTACTCGTCCCTAAAGGAGCTCGGATCCCAATAGATGGTACTTTGGTAAAAGGTACGTCAATCATTGATGAATCCGCGATCACTGGCGAATCTGTTCCAGTAGAAAAAGGAATGGATGCTCCACTCTTTGGAGGAACAATCAATTTAGGTGAAGCACTGACAATGACAGTTAGTAAAACAAGTGAGAACACTTTATTTGCCAAAATTATCCGCCTAGTTGATGAAGCACAAAATACTCCTTCTCAAACTGCAAGCTTTATTGAAAAATTAGAAAATACCTATGTCAAAATCGTCTTGCTTGCTATTCCTATGATGATTTTGATCCCCTATTTATTTTTAGGTTGGTCTTGGTCAGAAAGTTTTTATAGAGGAATGGTACTACTAGTTGTCGCCTCACCTTGTGCATTAGTCGCTTCTGCAACGCCTGCGACATTAGCTGCTATTTCTAACGGTGCCAGAAATGGTGTATTGTTTAAAGGCGGTGTCTACTTAGAAAATTTAGCTTCTCTAAAAGCAATTGCGTTTGACAAAACAGGAACTTTAACCCGAGGCACACCTGTCGTGACTGATGCTATCTTTTTAAATAATAAAGAAGAAGCTTTAACGATTCTTTTAGCCATGGAAAGACACTCAACCCACCCTTTAGCTCAGGCTATTCTCCTTCGCTTTGAAGACGAAGTTACTGCAGATTATAGTCATGTAGAAGTCAAAAATATTGTTGGCTTTGGTATGGAAACAACGATTGATTCTACAACTTGGCGCGTTGGTAAAGGTGCCTTTAATGATCAAGCTATTCTAAATAACGACTTGGAACTTGAAATCGAGCAACTTCAAAATGATGGAAAAACAGTGATTTACCTATTTCAAGATCAAGAACTTATTGCTTATTTTGGGCTCCTAGACGTTCCAAAGCCGGAAGCAAAAAGAGTCATCAATTATTTCAAACAAGCAGGAATCAAAACAACCATGATTACTGGTGATCACAAAAAAACAGCTCTTGCTGTTGCAGCCGAGCTTGGAGTAGATGACGTTTATGCTAATTGCTTACCAGAAGATAAAACCATTCTGATCAAAAAACAAAAGGAAACTTATGGCGTTAACGTAATGGTTGGGGATGGCATCAACGATGCTCCAGCATTAGCCAACGCGGCCATCGGTGTTGCGATGGGTGAAGGAACTGACATCGCAATGGATGTAGCCGATATGGTGTTAATGCAAAACGACTTGGAAAAGCTCCAAATGAGTCATTTACTTTCAAAAAAATTAAAACGAATCGTAACCCAAAATATTATTCTTTCTGCGGGAATCATCGTGCTGCTTATCTTATCAAATTTCGTTCAAATCATTAATTTACCACTAGGCGTTATTGGTCATGAGGGAAGCACGATTCTTGTCATTTTAAATGGTTTGAGACTGTTACAAACAATTCCCATTGAAAAATCTCACGCTACACGTTTTTCTGCACAAACTACCGAATTTATTTAA
- a CDS encoding HD domain-containing protein, with protein MDQPKIEAIKSYAQTIMESDQSGHGMDHINRVVRLSSEIAETESCDHFIVTAVAYLHDTVDDKLVANPKQAYQQLKEFLQKIDVSTIQIEQIIHIITNLSFSQELTGTAEKLTIEGKIVQDADRLDAMGAIGITRTIYYGGHKGNKIYDPNIKPRALESKAEYREESTVINHFYEKILLLNERLNTDYAKEKGKKRQKFLEGFLQEFLEEWH; from the coding sequence ATGGATCAACCAAAAATAGAAGCAATCAAAAGCTATGCACAAACGATAATGGAAAGCGACCAATCAGGTCATGGGATGGATCATATTAATAGAGTGGTGCGCTTATCCAGTGAGATCGCGGAAACTGAAAGTTGTGATCATTTTATCGTAACAGCTGTAGCTTACCTTCATGATACAGTGGACGATAAGTTAGTCGCAAACCCAAAACAAGCTTATCAACAACTAAAAGAATTTTTACAAAAAATTGATGTTTCTACAATACAGATTGAGCAAATCATTCATATCATAACAAATCTTTCCTTTAGCCAAGAATTGACTGGAACAGCTGAAAAACTGACGATTGAAGGGAAAATAGTGCAAGATGCGGATCGTTTAGATGCCATGGGCGCAATTGGGATTACTCGAACGATTTATTACGGCGGTCATAAAGGAAACAAAATCTATGATCCAAACATTAAACCTAGAGCACTCGAATCTAAGGCAGAATATCGAGAAGAAAGTACTGTTATCAATCATTTTTATGAGAAGATTCTATTGTTGAACGAAAGATTAAATACAGATTATGCTAAAGAAAAAGGCAAGAAGCGGCAAAAGTTTTTAGAAGGTTTTTTACAAGAATTTTTGGAAGAATGGCATTGA
- a CDS encoding DUF47 domain-containing protein produces the protein MARKKQFDYFGELEHLAKNAHQAAELLEVIARDYSLEKLETDAEQIHLLEREGDQIVQKIMKELYISFITPIDREDIVEITQRLDDVLDTINSIAYLLSSLVVKELTENAKVFITFAVEATAGVLTATKEFAKFKNSKTLHAMIDEVSEIEGKADKLYSDSLKALFTNEQNPIEVIRWKNVYDQLEELLNASESVVDVIGGLVIKNS, from the coding sequence ATGGCTAGAAAGAAGCAATTTGATTATTTTGGGGAATTAGAACATTTGGCAAAAAATGCGCACCAAGCGGCAGAATTGCTAGAAGTGATTGCTCGTGATTATTCGTTGGAAAAATTAGAAACGGATGCAGAGCAAATTCATCTATTAGAACGTGAAGGCGATCAAATCGTTCAAAAAATTATGAAGGAATTATATATATCGTTTATCACACCAATCGATAGAGAAGATATTGTCGAAATAACGCAACGGTTAGATGACGTATTAGATACGATCAATAGTATTGCTTATTTGCTAAGTAGTTTAGTTGTGAAAGAATTGACTGAAAATGCCAAGGTCTTTATCACGTTTGCAGTAGAAGCCACAGCAGGTGTGTTAACGGCTACAAAAGAGTTTGCAAAATTCAAAAATTCTAAAACGTTGCATGCGATGATCGATGAAGTAAGCGAAATCGAAGGAAAAGCGGATAAACTATATAGTGACTCTTTAAAAGCATTATTTACAAACGAACAAAATCCTATCGAAGTAATTCGTTGGAAAAATGTATATGATCAATTAGAAGAGCTATTGAACGCTAGTGAATCTGTAGTTGATGTGATTGGTGGATTAGTTATAAAAAATAGTTGA